One Oncorhynchus keta strain PuntledgeMale-10-30-2019 chromosome 23, Oket_V2, whole genome shotgun sequence DNA segment encodes these proteins:
- the LOC118376440 gene encoding G-protein-signaling modulator 2-like isoform X2: MPLGCTMCCCRRKKPRMEASCLELALEGERLCKVDDYSAGVSFFEAAIQVGTEDLQVLSAIYSQLGNAYFHLHDYGKALEFHHHDLTLTRTIRDQQGEAKASGNLGNTLKVLGRFDEALVCCQRHLDIAVDLHDKVGQARALYNFGNVYHAKGKTICWSGAEPGEFPEEVMTALRKAAEYYEANLSIVKELGDCAAQGRTYGNLGNTHYLLGDFQNAVASHEQRLQIAKEFGDRSAERRAYCNLGNAYIFLGEFEVAAEHYKRTLQLARLLKDRAVEAQACYSLGNTYTLLQDYDRAIDYHLKHLIIAQDLNDRIGEGRACWSLGNAHTALGNHDQAMHFAEKHLEISKETGDRSGELTARMNVSDLQMVLGLSYRTNDSTLSENPIKDIDYNLHGARPRNGRRHSMENLELMKLTPDKINAQKWNSDILTKQSKPTLAKSSSKLFFVSRLRGKKHKAGGSSKVLQDTSNTSQTPAQGPQKRASPDMLGDEGFFDLLSRFQSNRMDDQRCSIQDKSSSDSPARAMRKSVSESAAVTGLGSGSGCRLEDGGGAGGSLPVLRVHQNRSQAVLSHLMANADNSEPDDDFFNMLVKCQGSRLDDQRCAPPPARGPTVPDEDFFSLIMRSQAKRMDEQRVTLPSAARPCSN; this comes from the exons ATGCCACTCGGATGTACCATGTGCTGTTGTAGGAGAAAGAAACCCAG GATGGAGGCGTCTTGTCTGGAGCTGGCCCTGGAGGGGGAGCGGCTCTGTAAGGTGGACGACTACAGCGCAGGGGTGTCCTTCTTCGAGGCGGCCATCCAGGTTGGAACTGAGGACCTGCAGGTGCTGAGTGCCATCTATAGCCAGCTGGGCAACGCCTACTTCCACCTGCATGATTACGGCAAGGCCTTGGAGTTCCACCATCATGACCTCACCTTGACCAG GACCATCAGGGACCAGCAGGGAGAGGCGAAAGCCAGTGGTAACCTAGGCAACACGCTAAAGGTGTTGGGTAGGTTTGATGAGGCTTTGGTCTGCTGTCAGAGGCACTTAGACATCGCCGTGGACCTGCACGACAAG GTGGGGCAGGCGAGGGCGCTGTATAACTTTGGGAACGTGTATCATGCCAAAGGCAAGACCATCTGTTGGAGTGGAGCGGAGCCTGGAGAGTTCCCTGAGGAGGTCATGACTGCACTTAGGAAAGCAGCGGAATACTATGA AGCGAACTTATCCATAGTGAAGGAGCTTGGAGATTGTGCCGCCCAGGGCCGAACATACGGTAACCTTGGCAACACACACTACCTATTAGGAGACTTCCAGAATGCAGTGGCCTCACATGAACAG CGCCTCCAGATTGCCAAGGAGTTTGGCGACCGCTCGGCAGAGAGAAGGGCCTACTGCAACCTGGGGAACGCCTATATCTTTCTGGGAGAATTTGAAGTGGCAGCTGAGCATTACAA GAGGACTCTGCAGCTGGCCAGACTGCTGAAGGACCGGGCTGTAGAGGCTCAGGCCTGTTACAGTCTGGGAAACACCTACACATTGCTCCAGGACTACGATAGGGCTATAGACTACCACCTCAAACACCTCATCATCGCACAGGACCTCAACGACAGGATCGGTGAGGGCCGGGCGTGCTGGAGTTTAGGGAACGCTCACACAGCCCTGGGGAACCATGACCAGGCCATGCACTTTGCTGAGAAACACCTGGAGATCTCCAAAGAG ACTGGGGACCGGAGTGGAGAACTCACAGCCCGTATGAACGTGTCAGACTTGCAGATGGTCCTGGGGCTGAGCTATAGAACCAACGACTCCACCCTGTCTGAGAACCCCATCAAGGACATTGACTACAACCTGCACGGGGCCAGGCCCAGGAATGGCAGACGGCACAGCATGGAAAACCTGGAGCTCATGAAACTCACCCCAGACAAGATCAAC gcTCAGAAGTGGAACAGTGACATCCTGACCAAGCAGTCTAAACCCACCCTGGCTAAGAGCTCCTCTAAGCTGTTCTTTGTCAGCCGTCTGCGGGGCAAGAAGCACAAGGCTGGGGGCTCCAGTAAAGTCCTGCAGGACACCAGTAACACCTCACAAACCCCCGCACAGGGACCACAGAAG AGGGCCAGTCCAGACATGCTCGGGGACGAGGGCTTCTTTGACCTGCTGAGTCGTTTCCAGAGCAACAGGATGGACGACCAGCGCTGTTCCATACAGGACAAGAGCTCCTCTGACTCTCCAGCCAGAGCCATGAGGAAAT CTGTGTCAGAGTCAGCGGCTGTAACAGGCCTGGGTTCTGGGTCTGGTTGCCGGTTAGAGGACGgtggaggggctgggggtagtTTGCCCGTCCTTCGGGTCCACCAGAACAGAAGCCAGGCTGTCCTCAGCCACCTGATGGCCAATGCAGATAACTCTGAGCCTGACGATGACTTCTTCAACATGCTCGTCAAGTGCCAG GGTTCCCGTCTGGATGACCAGCGCTGCGCCCCTCCTCCGGCACGTGGCCCCACTGTCCCAGACGAGGACTTCTTCAGCCTCATCATGAGGTCCCAGGCCAAACGAATGGACGAGCAGCGGGTCACCCTGCCCTCTGCAGCACGCCCATGCTCCAACTGA
- the LOC118376440 gene encoding G-protein-signaling modulator 2-like isoform X3, giving the protein MEASCLELALEGERLCKVDDYSAGVSFFEAAIQVGTEDLQVLSAIYSQLGNAYFHLHDYGKALEFHHHDLTLTRTIRDQQGEAKASGNLGNTLKVLGRFDEALVCCQRHLDIAVDLHDKVGQARALYNFGNVYHAKGKTICWSGAEPGEFPEEVMTALRKAAEYYEANLSIVKELGDCAAQGRTYGNLGNTHYLLGDFQNAVASHEQRLQIAKEFGDRSAERRAYCNLGNAYIFLGEFEVAAEHYKRTLQLARLLKDRAVEAQACYSLGNTYTLLQDYDRAIDYHLKHLIIAQDLNDRIGEGRACWSLGNAHTALGNHDQAMHFAEKHLEISKETGDRSGELTARMNVSDLQMVLGLSYRTNDSTLSENPIKDIDYNLHGARPRNGRRHSMENLELMKLTPDKINAQKWNSDILTKQSKPTLAKSSSKLFFVSRLRGKKHKAGGSSKVLQDTSNTSQTPAQGPQKRASPDMLGDEGFFDLLSRFQSNRMDDQRCSIQDKSSSDSPARAMRKSVSESAAVTGLGSGSGCRLEDGGGAGGSLPVLRVHQNRSQAVLSHLMANADNSEPDDDFFNMLVKCQGSRLDDQRCAPPPARGPTVPDEDFFSLIMRSQAKRMDEQRVTLPSAARPCSN; this is encoded by the exons ATGGAGGCGTCTTGTCTGGAGCTGGCCCTGGAGGGGGAGCGGCTCTGTAAGGTGGACGACTACAGCGCAGGGGTGTCCTTCTTCGAGGCGGCCATCCAGGTTGGAACTGAGGACCTGCAGGTGCTGAGTGCCATCTATAGCCAGCTGGGCAACGCCTACTTCCACCTGCATGATTACGGCAAGGCCTTGGAGTTCCACCATCATGACCTCACCTTGACCAG GACCATCAGGGACCAGCAGGGAGAGGCGAAAGCCAGTGGTAACCTAGGCAACACGCTAAAGGTGTTGGGTAGGTTTGATGAGGCTTTGGTCTGCTGTCAGAGGCACTTAGACATCGCCGTGGACCTGCACGACAAG GTGGGGCAGGCGAGGGCGCTGTATAACTTTGGGAACGTGTATCATGCCAAAGGCAAGACCATCTGTTGGAGTGGAGCGGAGCCTGGAGAGTTCCCTGAGGAGGTCATGACTGCACTTAGGAAAGCAGCGGAATACTATGA AGCGAACTTATCCATAGTGAAGGAGCTTGGAGATTGTGCCGCCCAGGGCCGAACATACGGTAACCTTGGCAACACACACTACCTATTAGGAGACTTCCAGAATGCAGTGGCCTCACATGAACAG CGCCTCCAGATTGCCAAGGAGTTTGGCGACCGCTCGGCAGAGAGAAGGGCCTACTGCAACCTGGGGAACGCCTATATCTTTCTGGGAGAATTTGAAGTGGCAGCTGAGCATTACAA GAGGACTCTGCAGCTGGCCAGACTGCTGAAGGACCGGGCTGTAGAGGCTCAGGCCTGTTACAGTCTGGGAAACACCTACACATTGCTCCAGGACTACGATAGGGCTATAGACTACCACCTCAAACACCTCATCATCGCACAGGACCTCAACGACAGGATCGGTGAGGGCCGGGCGTGCTGGAGTTTAGGGAACGCTCACACAGCCCTGGGGAACCATGACCAGGCCATGCACTTTGCTGAGAAACACCTGGAGATCTCCAAAGAG ACTGGGGACCGGAGTGGAGAACTCACAGCCCGTATGAACGTGTCAGACTTGCAGATGGTCCTGGGGCTGAGCTATAGAACCAACGACTCCACCCTGTCTGAGAACCCCATCAAGGACATTGACTACAACCTGCACGGGGCCAGGCCCAGGAATGGCAGACGGCACAGCATGGAAAACCTGGAGCTCATGAAACTCACCCCAGACAAGATCAAC gcTCAGAAGTGGAACAGTGACATCCTGACCAAGCAGTCTAAACCCACCCTGGCTAAGAGCTCCTCTAAGCTGTTCTTTGTCAGCCGTCTGCGGGGCAAGAAGCACAAGGCTGGGGGCTCCAGTAAAGTCCTGCAGGACACCAGTAACACCTCACAAACCCCCGCACAGGGACCACAGAAG AGGGCCAGTCCAGACATGCTCGGGGACGAGGGCTTCTTTGACCTGCTGAGTCGTTTCCAGAGCAACAGGATGGACGACCAGCGCTGTTCCATACAGGACAAGAGCTCCTCTGACTCTCCAGCCAGAGCCATGAGGAAAT CTGTGTCAGAGTCAGCGGCTGTAACAGGCCTGGGTTCTGGGTCTGGTTGCCGGTTAGAGGACGgtggaggggctgggggtagtTTGCCCGTCCTTCGGGTCCACCAGAACAGAAGCCAGGCTGTCCTCAGCCACCTGATGGCCAATGCAGATAACTCTGAGCCTGACGATGACTTCTTCAACATGCTCGTCAAGTGCCAG GGTTCCCGTCTGGATGACCAGCGCTGCGCCCCTCCTCCGGCACGTGGCCCCACTGTCCCAGACGAGGACTTCTTCAGCCTCATCATGAGGTCCCAGGCCAAACGAATGGACGAGCAGCGGGTCACCCTGCCCTCTGCAGCACGCCCATGCTCCAACTGA
- the LOC118376440 gene encoding G-protein-signaling modulator 2-like isoform X1, with protein MDSVGSLVSIQDEDQSYRVRYRMEASCLELALEGERLCKVDDYSAGVSFFEAAIQVGTEDLQVLSAIYSQLGNAYFHLHDYGKALEFHHHDLTLTRTIRDQQGEAKASGNLGNTLKVLGRFDEALVCCQRHLDIAVDLHDKVGQARALYNFGNVYHAKGKTICWSGAEPGEFPEEVMTALRKAAEYYEANLSIVKELGDCAAQGRTYGNLGNTHYLLGDFQNAVASHEQRLQIAKEFGDRSAERRAYCNLGNAYIFLGEFEVAAEHYKRTLQLARLLKDRAVEAQACYSLGNTYTLLQDYDRAIDYHLKHLIIAQDLNDRIGEGRACWSLGNAHTALGNHDQAMHFAEKHLEISKETGDRSGELTARMNVSDLQMVLGLSYRTNDSTLSENPIKDIDYNLHGARPRNGRRHSMENLELMKLTPDKINAQKWNSDILTKQSKPTLAKSSSKLFFVSRLRGKKHKAGGSSKVLQDTSNTSQTPAQGPQKRASPDMLGDEGFFDLLSRFQSNRMDDQRCSIQDKSSSDSPARAMRKSVSESAAVTGLGSGSGCRLEDGGGAGGSLPVLRVHQNRSQAVLSHLMANADNSEPDDDFFNMLVKCQGSRLDDQRCAPPPARGPTVPDEDFFSLIMRSQAKRMDEQRVTLPSAARPCSN; from the exons ATGGATTCCGTTGGCTCTCTGGTTAGCATTCAAGATGAGGACCAGTCCTATCGTGTCCGATACAG GATGGAGGCGTCTTGTCTGGAGCTGGCCCTGGAGGGGGAGCGGCTCTGTAAGGTGGACGACTACAGCGCAGGGGTGTCCTTCTTCGAGGCGGCCATCCAGGTTGGAACTGAGGACCTGCAGGTGCTGAGTGCCATCTATAGCCAGCTGGGCAACGCCTACTTCCACCTGCATGATTACGGCAAGGCCTTGGAGTTCCACCATCATGACCTCACCTTGACCAG GACCATCAGGGACCAGCAGGGAGAGGCGAAAGCCAGTGGTAACCTAGGCAACACGCTAAAGGTGTTGGGTAGGTTTGATGAGGCTTTGGTCTGCTGTCAGAGGCACTTAGACATCGCCGTGGACCTGCACGACAAG GTGGGGCAGGCGAGGGCGCTGTATAACTTTGGGAACGTGTATCATGCCAAAGGCAAGACCATCTGTTGGAGTGGAGCGGAGCCTGGAGAGTTCCCTGAGGAGGTCATGACTGCACTTAGGAAAGCAGCGGAATACTATGA AGCGAACTTATCCATAGTGAAGGAGCTTGGAGATTGTGCCGCCCAGGGCCGAACATACGGTAACCTTGGCAACACACACTACCTATTAGGAGACTTCCAGAATGCAGTGGCCTCACATGAACAG CGCCTCCAGATTGCCAAGGAGTTTGGCGACCGCTCGGCAGAGAGAAGGGCCTACTGCAACCTGGGGAACGCCTATATCTTTCTGGGAGAATTTGAAGTGGCAGCTGAGCATTACAA GAGGACTCTGCAGCTGGCCAGACTGCTGAAGGACCGGGCTGTAGAGGCTCAGGCCTGTTACAGTCTGGGAAACACCTACACATTGCTCCAGGACTACGATAGGGCTATAGACTACCACCTCAAACACCTCATCATCGCACAGGACCTCAACGACAGGATCGGTGAGGGCCGGGCGTGCTGGAGTTTAGGGAACGCTCACACAGCCCTGGGGAACCATGACCAGGCCATGCACTTTGCTGAGAAACACCTGGAGATCTCCAAAGAG ACTGGGGACCGGAGTGGAGAACTCACAGCCCGTATGAACGTGTCAGACTTGCAGATGGTCCTGGGGCTGAGCTATAGAACCAACGACTCCACCCTGTCTGAGAACCCCATCAAGGACATTGACTACAACCTGCACGGGGCCAGGCCCAGGAATGGCAGACGGCACAGCATGGAAAACCTGGAGCTCATGAAACTCACCCCAGACAAGATCAAC gcTCAGAAGTGGAACAGTGACATCCTGACCAAGCAGTCTAAACCCACCCTGGCTAAGAGCTCCTCTAAGCTGTTCTTTGTCAGCCGTCTGCGGGGCAAGAAGCACAAGGCTGGGGGCTCCAGTAAAGTCCTGCAGGACACCAGTAACACCTCACAAACCCCCGCACAGGGACCACAGAAG AGGGCCAGTCCAGACATGCTCGGGGACGAGGGCTTCTTTGACCTGCTGAGTCGTTTCCAGAGCAACAGGATGGACGACCAGCGCTGTTCCATACAGGACAAGAGCTCCTCTGACTCTCCAGCCAGAGCCATGAGGAAAT CTGTGTCAGAGTCAGCGGCTGTAACAGGCCTGGGTTCTGGGTCTGGTTGCCGGTTAGAGGACGgtggaggggctgggggtagtTTGCCCGTCCTTCGGGTCCACCAGAACAGAAGCCAGGCTGTCCTCAGCCACCTGATGGCCAATGCAGATAACTCTGAGCCTGACGATGACTTCTTCAACATGCTCGTCAAGTGCCAG GGTTCCCGTCTGGATGACCAGCGCTGCGCCCCTCCTCCGGCACGTGGCCCCACTGTCCCAGACGAGGACTTCTTCAGCCTCATCATGAGGTCCCAGGCCAAACGAATGGACGAGCAGCGGGTCACCCTGCCCTCTGCAGCACGCCCATGCTCCAACTGA